The window ATAATTCGGATCTCCTCGTAATGCAACCGATGCAGGTCGAGGGAAAGGATAGAGCCTTCGGCCACTCCGCCAAAGGAGACCAGCGTGCCGCCTCGACCCACTAGCTCAAACGCCTCCTGATGCGCTTGTGTGCTTCCTACCGCCTCAATGACGACATCGGCCCTCTCTGCTCCGAAGACCTCTTGCACCCCTGCCCTCAGCGACCTTCCGGCCGTATTCAGCGCCTCGTCCGCCCCGAAGCTTTTGGACAGGGCTAAACGGTCATCGTGGTGGTCCACGCTGAGGAGACGAATCGACCGCCCGTAACGGTGACGCAGAACGGCTATAAACAGCAGGCCGATCGGTCCGGCTCCCACAATCACGACACGATCTCCGTCGGATATCTGTATGCGCCTGGCGCCCTGCATGACACACGCAAGCGGCTCAGCCAGGGCTGCTTCTTCGAATGGGATCTGCGGAGGCAGCTCATGCAGGTTCACCTCCGCAATCCGTCCAGGGATACGAATGTAAGGAGCGAAGGCGCCGTTGTTGTACAGGAGCCGCTCGCACATGCTCTGGCGAGAACGCCGACAAGCACGGCAACGGGCCGCTGGATCCGGATCGGTGCAAGGCGCCGAATTGGCTGCGACAACCCGCATTCCCGGCTGCCACCGGGCATCAGCCTGCTCCCCTCTCGCTACCACGACCCCGGCCCATTCGTGCCCAAAGAGTCCCGGAATCGTAATCATCGGGTGCGACCCACGCAGATACACCTTGCGATCCGTAAAATCTGGAGAGGCAGCCTCGACCTGAGCCAAGAGATCCTCAGGGCCAAGCTGTGGAATCGGCACCTCTTCCAGCCGCACATCTTTCGCGCCGTGAAGCACCGCCGCCACCATCGTCCGCCTCATGGCATTCACGGCCATCACGACCCGCTCGTCCCAGTCGGTGAAAAAAGAACCTTTGTGGCCTGCCCTGCTCGCTGCAGACGCGCCCCTTCCTCAAACCGACTCAGGCCAAGGCGATGACTGATAAGGGAAACGGTCCGGACTTGGCCGGAGGCCAAGAGCCGGATCGCCTCTCCAAGTTCCACCGGCGTAGCCGAATAAGTTGCCGTAAGGGACAGCTCCCGCCGGTAAAAGACGCTCAGATCGACCACCATACGTCCGGCATTACCCGCATCCGCAAACAGGTTGATCTTTCCCCCGGCACGCAGCACGCCGAGTACCGCTTCTAGCATCGGCACGCTGATTACAGTGAAGATAGCCCCGTCGACCCCTTCCTCTTCCGCGACCGAGCGAAGAGCCGTTCGTGGATCCGATCCTGTAACGTTCAGGGTCGTCTCAATGCCGAGCGTTCGAGCCAGTTCAAGCCGCTCCTCCCGAAGATCCACACAGATCGGCCTCGCGCCGGAAACGGCGACGGCCTGCGCAACCAGCAATCCCATGCACCCGGCGCCGACCACCACGATCCGATCGCCGGCCTGGACGTCGGATCGCTTGACCGCTCGCAGAGCGCAGGCCAATGGCTCCATAAAGATGCCCGCTTCATCGGAGAGCGTCTCAGGAAGCGCAAAGGCCGTCTGCGCCGTCTGCAGGGCCGGAATCCGGACATACTCAGCAAAGCCGCAGGGGTCGATGTTGGTCGCCTTGAACTGGGGACACATCGACTCATTGCCATGG is drawn from Candidatus Methylomirabilis tolerans and contains these coding sequences:
- a CDS encoding alcohol dehydrogenase catalytic domain-containing protein, translated to MRAIRLLQPGVVEVAELPVPSIGPGELLLTMRACGLCGSDLAKIFSEQPLKQPVPLGHELVGVVRAVGEGVHRFAPGDRLAIAHHVPCGRCRYCRHGNESMCPQFKATNIDPCGFAEYVRIPALQTAQTAFALPETLSDEAGIFMEPLACALRAVKRSDVQAGDRIVVVGAGCMGLLVAQAVAVSGARPICVDLREERLELARTLGIETTLNVTGSDPRTALRSVAEEEGVDGAIFTVISVPMLEAVLGVLRAGGKINLFADAGNAGRMVVDLSVFYRRELSLTATYSATPVELGEAIRLLASGQVRTVSLISHRLGLSRFEEGARLQRAGQATKVLFSPTGTSGS
- a CDS encoding zinc-binding dehydrogenase yields the protein MMAVNAMRRTMVAAVLHGAKDVRLEEVPIPQLGPEDLLAQVEAASPDFTDRKVYLRGSHPMITIPGLFGHEWAGVVVARGEQADARWQPGMRVVAANSAPCTDPDPAARCRACRRSRQSMCERLLYNNGAFAPYIRIPGRIAEVNLHELPPQIPFEEAALAEPLACVMQGARRIQISDGDRVVIVGAGPIGLLFIAVLRHRYGRSIRLLSVDHHDDRLALSKSFGADEALNTAGRSLRAGVQEVFGAERADVVIEAVGSTQAHQEAFELVGRGGTLVSFGGVAEGSILSLDLHRLHYEEIRIIPIYHHTPGDFAGAVQAIVHREVPVARLITARLPLIELPRALEMVQERTTLRTILFPWSRFDA